A DNA window from Rossellomorea marisflavi contains the following coding sequences:
- a CDS encoding DUF523 domain-containing protein, whose amino-acid sequence MLVVSACLAGMKVRYNGTDCLEDVIGEMVSSGKAVTVCPEILGGFQTPREPAEIQGGTGEDVLDGTARVLDRSGADVTDQYVAGAAETLAICRKMGATEIVLKENSPSCGSSMIYNGNFSGEKIPGEGVTTALLKRNGIKVWSEEDAVNEFV is encoded by the coding sequence ATGCTGGTGGTAAGCGCATGTCTTGCAGGCATGAAGGTACGATACAATGGGACGGATTGCCTCGAAGACGTGATCGGAGAGATGGTCAGTTCGGGTAAGGCCGTCACGGTCTGCCCTGAGATTCTGGGTGGATTCCAAACCCCGCGTGAGCCTGCCGAGATCCAGGGCGGTACGGGTGAGGATGTGCTCGACGGTACGGCTCGCGTGCTGGACCGTTCAGGAGCGGATGTGACGGATCAATATGTAGCCGGTGCTGCTGAGACCCTCGCCATTTGCCGGAAGATGGGGGCGACGGAGATCGTCTTGAAGGAAAACAGTCCTTCCTGCGGCAGCTCCATGATCTACAATGGGAATTTTTCCGGAGAGAAGATTCCCGGGGAAGGTGTGACAACCGCACTTTTAAAAAGGAATGGAATCAAGGTTTGGTCGGAAGAGGATGCTGTAAATGAATTTGTGTGA
- a CDS encoding DUF4181 domain-containing protein, protein MASMALVLLVLFVFAALYMVLQWALGKWLHLESRRKFPTFYNETHWKWHKIMCWVSLGILMSSFIWVMILQGGDESLWFVLLFAIFAGITIPELCRAYMEWKYSEQRKEYIHVLLSVAYLLSFMMILYVTDFFWIS, encoded by the coding sequence ATGGCGAGTATGGCTTTGGTACTGCTCGTGTTGTTCGTATTTGCTGCGCTGTACATGGTGTTGCAGTGGGCGCTGGGGAAATGGCTCCATCTTGAGAGTCGGAGGAAGTTTCCCACTTTTTACAACGAGACGCACTGGAAATGGCATAAGATAATGTGCTGGGTCAGCTTGGGTATTCTCATGTCCTCGTTCATATGGGTGATGATCCTTCAGGGCGGTGATGAGTCGTTATGGTTCGTGCTGCTGTTTGCGATTTTTGCGGGCATTACGATTCCTGAGTTGTGCCGTGCGTATATGGAATGGAAGTATTCCGAGCAACGAAAGGAATATATCCACGTACTGCTGAGCGTAGCGTATTTGCTATCTTTCATGATGATCCTGTACGTCACGGATTTTTTCTGGATTTCCTGA
- a CDS encoding DUF4181 domain-containing protein — protein MTTWIWLIVILGVFLGVYYLLQWVLGKWLHLGKRRHYRTFHNETHKKWDLRVRLVSALIIAVGCMWGISRGVDESFWKVILFSNFAGVFFQELCTAYMEWKYSEQRREYIRVLASAGCIMAFLFTFYVTNFFGLA, from the coding sequence ATGACTACATGGATCTGGCTTATCGTCATATTGGGAGTGTTTTTAGGGGTGTATTATCTTCTGCAATGGGTGTTGGGAAAATGGCTTCATCTCGGGAAGCGGAGGCATTACCGGACGTTTCACAATGAAACGCATAAAAAATGGGACCTTAGGGTGCGTTTAGTATCTGCGTTGATTATTGCAGTGGGATGCATGTGGGGCATCAGTCGAGGAGTAGATGAATCATTTTGGAAGGTTATCCTGTTTTCGAACTTTGCCGGAGTGTTCTTTCAAGAGCTATGCACTGCCTACATGGAATGGAAGTACTCAGAGCAGCGAAGGGAATACATTCGGGTGCTGGCATCAGCAGGGTGTATAATGGCATTCCTGTTCACATTTTACGTCACGAACTTCTTCGGGCTGGCATAA
- a CDS encoding M20 metallopeptidase family protein: MTRQEMYTELEGNFEETRSWRRHLHENPELSFQETETARFIEGKLREFGLEVKTGIGGKGITGTLRGAKPGKRIAFRADFDALPITDGKDAPYKSKNPGVMHACGHDGHTSALLSVAKVLSQYGQDLNGTLIFLFQPAEETPPGGAKFMIEEGVLEGVDHVFGAHLASDLPLGSFGVGEGFRMAAVDKFAIHINGLGGHGARPHTTIDPLVIGTTVVNALQQIVSRKVDPLKSAVVTIGIFKAGTAFNVIPDNVTIEGTVRTFEAEVRDQVQEEIHSIVAGITSGFKATHSIDYLRGYPALYNHPEETEIARRLFADLGPVAESEPTMGAEDFAYYLQEKPGTFFRVGSRTDDLATQYSHHHPRFDIDERALVHTGKAFIKLAEHYVF; encoded by the coding sequence ATGACGAGACAAGAGATGTATACAGAACTTGAAGGAAACTTTGAAGAAACACGAAGCTGGAGGAGGCATCTCCACGAAAATCCGGAGCTATCCTTCCAGGAAACCGAAACCGCCCGCTTCATCGAAGGGAAGCTGCGTGAGTTCGGCCTTGAGGTGAAGACCGGTATCGGCGGCAAAGGCATCACCGGTACCCTCCGCGGGGCGAAGCCGGGAAAGAGGATCGCCTTCCGGGCCGACTTCGATGCCTTGCCGATCACGGATGGAAAAGACGCACCGTACAAATCCAAGAATCCCGGGGTGATGCACGCATGTGGCCATGACGGGCATACGTCCGCCCTGTTGTCTGTTGCCAAGGTGCTGAGTCAATATGGACAAGACCTCAACGGCACACTCATCTTCCTCTTCCAGCCGGCAGAAGAAACCCCGCCGGGCGGAGCCAAATTCATGATCGAAGAAGGCGTGCTTGAAGGAGTGGACCATGTATTCGGAGCCCATCTTGCATCGGATTTGCCACTCGGGTCTTTCGGCGTCGGAGAAGGCTTCCGCATGGCAGCCGTCGATAAGTTCGCCATCCACATCAATGGCCTCGGAGGTCACGGCGCAAGGCCGCACACGACGATCGATCCACTCGTGATCGGCACGACCGTCGTCAACGCCCTCCAGCAGATCGTGAGCAGGAAGGTCGATCCCCTGAAATCCGCCGTCGTCACCATCGGCATCTTCAAAGCCGGCACCGCCTTCAACGTCATCCCCGACAACGTCACCATCGAAGGCACAGTGCGTACGTTTGAAGCAGAGGTGCGCGACCAGGTCCAAGAAGAGATCCATTCGATTGTCGCCGGCATCACATCCGGATTCAAGGCGACGCACAGCATCGACTATCTGCGTGGCTACCCGGCCCTCTATAACCATCCGGAGGAAACGGAAATTGCCCGTCGCCTCTTCGCTGACCTTGGACCTGTGGCCGAGTCCGAGCCGACCATGGGCGCTGAAGACTTCGCCTATTACCTTCAGGAAAAGCCCGGTACCTTCTTCCGAGTCGGATCCCGGACGGATGACCTGGCAACCCAGTACTCCCATCACCACCCGCGATTCGACATCGACGAACGCGCACTCGTTCACACGGGCAAAGCCTTCATCAAACTGGCCGAGCACTACGTTTTTTAA
- a CDS encoding DUF2785 domain-containing protein, whose product MSWVLYGKKSRDREQSFDCNTITKGQENRMSDVTGQTFLPEAELKSLLQQGDVEEGKQLDVLLAMVEHIGTPDPVLRDKLIYTTFYRLIIEEDRLHTEVLKDLLDLSMDHLLMKGIGEEGTDSVFTRAFTTLLMALVLGRDKEADFLSEDKIQEAADITVEYLEQEQDVRGFVEEKGWAHSVAHAADMVDELVLNPKVDQDMFPVLLKALWEKVLVSHHAYIHDEDERLLVPILQMIWQGMDEGEVITLVEKLPEMLEKQKAELEEEAYWTLFFNVKTFSKTFYMKLEDYPTLSKLRDAIDRVLKELN is encoded by the coding sequence ATGTCCTGGGTATTGTATGGAAAGAAAAGTAGAGATAGAGAACAGTCCTTCGACTGCAATACGATCACAAAGGGGCAAGAGAATCGAATGAGCGATGTAACAGGTCAAACCTTCTTACCTGAAGCAGAATTAAAGTCACTTCTGCAGCAAGGGGATGTCGAAGAAGGGAAACAACTGGACGTACTCCTGGCCATGGTGGAGCATATCGGGACGCCGGATCCCGTACTCCGAGACAAATTGATTTACACCACCTTTTACCGATTGATCATTGAGGAAGACAGACTCCATACCGAAGTCCTGAAGGATCTCCTCGACCTTTCCATGGATCATCTTCTTATGAAGGGGATCGGTGAGGAAGGGACGGATTCCGTCTTCACGCGCGCCTTCACGACCCTCCTCATGGCACTCGTCCTTGGACGGGACAAAGAGGCCGATTTCCTATCAGAGGATAAGATTCAGGAAGCAGCCGATATCACGGTGGAATATCTGGAGCAGGAACAGGACGTGCGCGGTTTCGTCGAGGAAAAAGGCTGGGCCCACAGCGTCGCCCACGCAGCAGACATGGTGGATGAGCTCGTGCTGAACCCGAAAGTGGATCAGGATATGTTCCCGGTTCTGCTGAAAGCACTATGGGAAAAGGTGTTGGTGTCCCACCATGCCTATATCCATGATGAAGATGAGCGACTCCTCGTCCCGATCCTCCAGATGATCTGGCAGGGGATGGATGAGGGGGAAGTCATAACGCTGGTGGAAAAACTTCCTGAGATGCTTGAGAAGCAGAAAGCCGAACTTGAGGAAGAGGCCTACTGGACCCTGTTTTTCAATGTGAAGACCTTCTCAAAAACGTTCTATATGAAACTGGAAGACTACCCGACCCTTTCAAAGCTGAGGGATGCGATCGACCGGGTCTTGAAAGAACTCAACTGA
- a CDS encoding iron-containing alcohol dehydrogenase — protein sequence MENFTYHNPTKLIFGKDQVNALTDLIPQYGKNVLLVYGGGSIKRNGLYDQVLDILKNLDVNVSELAGVEPNPRLSTVRKGIDICREDNIDFMLAVGGGSVIDCTKAIAAGAKYDGDVWDIINKQVIAQDALLFGTVLTLAATGSEMNPDSVITNWETNEKYVWGSPGVTHPAFSILDPVNTMSVPRDQTIYGMVDMMSHVFEQYFHNVANTPLQDNLCYSVLQTVIETAPKLLEDLESYENRETILYSGTIALNGTLQMGYFGDWASHTIEHAVSAVYDIPHAGGLATLFPNWMRHVIDHDPVRMKRLMLSMFDIETEGRSDKDIALEGVEKLSAFWTSLGAPSRLAEYNIGDDRLDEIAGIAAREMEYGGFGNFKKLGKEDILSILKASL from the coding sequence ATGGAAAACTTTACGTACCATAATCCAACGAAACTGATTTTCGGGAAAGATCAGGTCAATGCATTGACAGACTTGATCCCCCAGTACGGAAAGAACGTCCTGCTTGTATACGGAGGCGGAAGCATCAAGCGCAATGGCCTGTATGATCAGGTGCTGGACATCCTGAAGAACCTTGACGTGAACGTATCCGAGCTTGCAGGAGTCGAACCGAACCCGCGCCTATCCACGGTCCGGAAAGGGATCGACATCTGCCGTGAGGACAACATCGACTTCATGCTCGCTGTCGGTGGCGGAAGCGTCATCGACTGCACGAAGGCCATTGCTGCCGGTGCGAAATATGACGGCGACGTCTGGGACATCATCAATAAGCAGGTCATCGCTCAGGATGCCCTTCTGTTCGGTACCGTGCTGACCCTTGCGGCAACCGGATCCGAAATGAATCCGGACTCTGTCATCACCAACTGGGAGACGAACGAGAAGTATGTATGGGGTAGCCCAGGTGTGACTCATCCTGCCTTCTCCATCCTTGACCCGGTCAATACGATGTCGGTTCCAAGAGACCAGACGATCTACGGCATGGTGGACATGATGAGCCACGTGTTCGAACAGTACTTCCACAATGTGGCGAACACGCCGCTCCAGGACAATCTGTGCTATTCGGTCCTTCAGACTGTGATCGAAACAGCGCCGAAACTCCTTGAGGACCTTGAGAGCTACGAGAACCGCGAAACGATCCTGTACTCAGGTACCATCGCCCTGAACGGTACCCTTCAAATGGGCTACTTCGGCGACTGGGCATCCCATACGATCGAGCACGCCGTCTCGGCCGTATACGATATCCCCCATGCCGGCGGACTGGCAACCCTGTTCCCGAACTGGATGCGCCACGTCATCGACCATGATCCGGTCCGCATGAAGCGCCTCATGCTCAGCATGTTCGATATCGAGACGGAAGGACGCAGCGACAAAGATATCGCCCTTGAAGGTGTCGAGAAACTGAGCGCGTTCTGGACCAGCCTCGGAGCACCATCCCGACTCGCCGAATACAACATCGGTGACGACCGCCTCGACGAAATCGCCGGCATCGCCGCCCGCGAAATGGAATACGGAGGCTTCGGTAACTTCAAGAAACTCGGAAAAGAAGACATCCTTTCCATCCTGAAGGCTTCCCTATAA
- a CDS encoding DUF4181 domain-containing protein has protein sequence MENGTRMLIVLGVFIATYILLEWALGKWLKIEKKKKGYHNERHKDWEIKTSGVLMFIILISFMMSVDDGVMRDALPYVFIVCIILQNALRVYWEWKFSDGSKEYIRMIITMSYMVVFFITAFATNFYWAVR, from the coding sequence ATGGAAAACGGTACAAGGATGCTCATTGTCCTTGGCGTGTTCATAGCAACTTATATCCTTTTGGAATGGGCGCTGGGCAAATGGCTTAAGATTGAAAAAAAGAAGAAGGGGTATCACAACGAACGGCATAAGGATTGGGAAATCAAAACAAGTGGTGTGTTGATGTTCATCATTCTGATCAGTTTTATGATGTCTGTGGATGACGGGGTGATGCGTGATGCGTTGCCTTACGTCTTCATCGTTTGTATCATCCTTCAGAACGCACTACGGGTGTACTGGGAATGGAAATTTTCTGATGGGAGTAAAGAGTATATCCGTATGATCATTACCATGAGCTACATGGTTGTATTCTTTATCACGGCATTCGCCACAAACTTTTACTGGGCGGTTCGCTAG